A DNA window from Hydractinia symbiolongicarpus strain clone_291-10 chromosome 6, HSymV2.1, whole genome shotgun sequence contains the following coding sequences:
- the LOC130646981 gene encoding kinesin-like protein KIF13A isoform X3, whose product MSSKVKVAVRVRPLNKREIDIGTDVVIDMKEDQTFLKTPKNEKKSKRSFAFDHCFWSMDKNDPKFSSQEYVFKCLGTDVLENAFNGYNACIFAYGQTGSGKSYTMMGTSSDKGLIPKICDSLFEQIDQNNDEDISYKVEVSYMEIYNEKVRDLLCPKSDKHSLKVREHNILGPYVDGLSKLLVKKFQDIENLMSEGNKSRTVAATSMNAESSRSHAVFTVVMTQSHYDEMTKATGEKVSKISLVDLAGSERASKTNASGDRLKEGSNINKSLTTLGLVISALADQASGKAKQKKASFVPYRDSVLTWLLKDNLGGNSKTVMVATLSPSGDNYEETLSTLRYADRAKRIENHAVVNEDPNAKLIRELREEVETLKQQLLARGMRSEKQGLQEQLDESEKLMQEASLTWEQKEKQTEQIHQERHKILEKMGICVQDSGIAVEKGRYYLVNLNADPSLNEMLVYYLKDHTKVGRPDANTIQDIQLNGLGILSEHCIIDIEESEETAYLKPFEGARTCVNGQVVTDRTMLRHGDRILWGNNHFFRINCPHPLPPAGSEPEEKIDYDFAQNELLLNEFDSLGEPLQVIIQQLEEHHEKEKQGALDQQKEMYEQKLEELRREKTPDSLMTGRASSGYVSEDRLINTPQSFYDSQLLYEESLRRLREEVIRANVLVREANQLSMEMKKDTEFAVTLQIPTASLSQGMSRGPLTSEVAVVVKSKSRGTQVWSVDKIGNKIYDMRDAYQSIVESDPLQGGSTDTDDIDDGLFFEIECHTLIGVATVWLECLYQNVPLDYSAPVISQQGEVCGRLSVEIKRLQDENATLSIDGDSFSDDEDNEGLSLGSSVKVQITIKEVHGLPLSLCNYVFCQYTFFDQGLTVVPPLNAATSPVSSSKSNSMMFDHTKMFVIDIEEEFLDYVTDGSLAIEVYGNRSRGFDQKPSPIVTPTENEGEKSMVDRSQLQQSFERTRLLLNDYMVPKSFAAIQKRWRELTRRLELWVEIHELNEQGFYSPVELLQREGQEAGGVFMLRQGYSRRIVVQCVVPKSGANGLLPVVIESITNIALGSVTVRGKTQKGLDSYQERDLQTLRDRFSNSVMKRREFLDHQIQEMINKSNKTQDDKEHEGMLIDQWVSLTEERNAILCPSSGSGVPGATMDWNPLPGMEKHVPVIFLDLDDNALSGCADIDAEPAGHHSFLSFEQSDSIIGLPILKYDQKRVTATSSWDSSIHDSVYLNRVTPNTERVYVILKVTLRLSSPALVNVILRKRVCVRIYKRPSLKDSLRKKFWRQTNVPTRCGNTFELISHIPRQSGEQTEERESLAQKAAIQVVSGDGEELMDSDAIEKYNKGISHVENILNLHKLRQEVIVKEKLAAVGRSSKSLTARNMRKFASTPNLFNAPSMSNLWRSNNFPSNSDLNNSELGPPPTNGEINGKRPIDMVRASRASTGGEFLRNKRNLTPQKNEARHSFYGFENRPSESSPRLTPREVTIDIGEDRPQPSPRDMIPRNSSMSAMINLHPLIEDDGPGSPNSPKDKVMFGNTKDTDTESKLIDLSNNKKQEDGEQVTTTPRSLSEFPTDVVEQANLERSRLIRRESLRKVKDLPLPEQGVTQETVATVESPRDPGSPPPALKVGDVVRVSETMEGQVRFYGRTQFADGVWVGIALSIPDGKNDGSVNGVSYFNCEPLHGLFIRAEKLAKS is encoded by the exons ATGTCGTCAAAGGTTAAAGTTGCTGTAAGAGTTAGGCCACTGAACAAAAGAG aAATTGACATTGGCACTGATGTTGTCATTGATATGAAAGAAGATCAAACTTTCTTGAAAACACCAAAAAATGAAAA AAAATCCAAGAGG AGTTTTGCTTTTGATCACTGCTTCTGGTCAATGGATAAAAATGATCCAAAATTTTCaa GTCAAGAATATGTTTTCAAATGTCTGGGAACAGATGTGcttgaaaatgcttttaatgGCTATAACGCATGTATCTTTGCGTATGGTCAAACTG GTTCCGGTAAAAGTTACACCATGATGGGTACTTCTAGTGATAAGGGATTAATCCCAAAAATTTGTGATTCTCTTTTTGAGCAAATTGACCAA AATAATGATGAAGATATCTCTTATAAAGTTGAAGTATCTTATATGGAAATTTACAATGAGAAAGTTCGTGATTTGCTCTGTCCTAAAAG TGACAAACACAGTTTAAAGGTTCGAGAGCATAACATTCTTGGTCCATATGTTGATGGCCTGTCCAAGCTTTTAGTAAAGAAGTTTCAG GATATTGAAAATCTGATGAGTGAAGGAAACAAATCAAGAACAGTAGCTGCGACAAGTATGAATGCAGAAAGTAGCCGATCGCATGCAGTATTTACTGTGGTCATGACGCAGTCGCATTATGATGAAATGACAAAG GCCACTGGTGAGAAAGTTAGTAAGATCAGTCTTGTCGATCTTGCGGGAAGTGAACGTGCCAGCAAGACAAATGCATCAGGAGATCGTCTTAAAGAAGGATCAAATATTAATAAGTCCTTAACAACACTTGGTCTGGTTATATCAGCTCTAGCTGATCAG GCTAGCGgtaaagcaaaacaaaagaaagCTTCTTTTGTGCCTTATCGTGATTCTGTGCTAACATGGCTTCTAAAAGACAATCTGGGTGGAAACTCTAAAACAGTGATGGTAGCTACATTAAGTCCATCTGGTGACAATTATGAGGAAACTTTATCAACCTTACGATATGCTGATCGAGCAAAGAGAATTGAAAACCATGCTGTGGTAAATGAAGATCCTAATGCAAAG ttaATTCGCGAATTACGTGAAGAGGTAGAAACTTTGAAACAGCAGTTACTTGCACGTGGTATGCGCTCTGAAAAACAAGGGCTACAGGAGCAGTTGGATGAAAGTGAAAAATTGATGCAAGAAGCATCTCTTACTTGGgaacagaaagaaaaacaaacagaacaGATCCACCAG GAGCGTCACAAGATTTTAGAAAAGATGGGAATATGTGTTCAAGATTCTGGCATAGCTGTTGAAAAAGGCCGTTATTATCTAGTCAACCTAAATGCTGACCCATCATTAAATGAAATGTTGGTGTATTATCTAAAG GACCATACAAAGGTTGGAAGGCCTGATGCAAATACAATCCAG GACATTCAATTAAATGGTCTTGGTATCCTTTCTGAACATTGTATCATTGACATTGAAGAATCAGAAGAAACTGCATACCTCAAACCTTTTGAAGGTGCCAG AACATGTGTCAATGGCCAAGTCGTGACTGACAGAACAATGCTGCGACATGGTGATAGAATCTTGTGGGGAAACAATCATTTTTTTCGCATAAATTGCCCACATCCACTCCCACCTGCAG GTTCAGAGCCtgaagaaaaaatagattaTGATTTTGCACAAAATGAGTTATTGTTAAATGAATTTGACTCACTAGGAG AGCCATTACAAGTTATAATACAGCAATTAGAGGAACATCATGAAAAAGAGAAGCAAG GAGCACTTGATCAACAGAAAGAAATGTATGAACAAAAACTAGAAGAACTACGACGAGAAAAGACACCAGATTCCCTAATGACTGGACGAGCTAGTTCTGGTTATGTTTCGGAAGACAGGCTCATAAATACTCCACAATCTTTTTACGATAG tCAATTGCTGTATGAAGAAAGTTTACGTAGGTTACGAGAAGAAGTCATTCGAGCTAATGTTCTTGTCAG ggaAGCAAATCAGTTAAGCATGGAAATGAAAAAAGACACAGAATTTGCTGTCACTCTTCAA ATACCTACAGCCAGTTTAAGTCAGGGAATGAGCAGAGGACCACTAACCAGTGAAGTAGCTGTTGTTGTAAAAAGCAAGTCTCGAGGAACACAAG TTTGGTCTGTGGATAAAATTGGTAATAAAATATATGACATGCGTGATGCTTATCAAAGTATTGTAGAGAGTGACCCCTTGCAAGGTGGAAGTACTGATACG gatgACATAGATGATGGTTTATTCTTCGAAATAGAATGTCACACTCTAATAGGTGTAGCAACTGTTTGGTTAGAATGTTTATATCAAAATGTACCGTTAGATTATTCTGCACCAGTAATTAGTCAACAGGGAGAAGTTTGTGGCAGACTATCTGTTGAAATCAAACGATTACAAG ATGAAAATGCTACATTGTCAATAGATGGTGACAGTTTTAGTGATGACGAGGATAACGAAGGTTTATCTCTTGGAAGTTCAGTTAAAGTTCAG aTCACCATAAAAGAAGTGCATGGTCTACCACTTTCACTATGTAACTACGTGTTTTGTCAATACACATTCTTTGATCAAGGATTGACTGTAGTACCTCCTTTAAATGCTGCAACTTCCCCAGTCTCATCAAGTAAATCTAATTCAATGATGTTTGATCACACAAAG ATGTTTGTGATTGATATCGAAGAAGAGTTTCTCGATTATGTGACTGACGGCTCATTGGCAATTGAAGTTTATGGAAACAGAAGTCGTGGTTTTGATCAAAAACCAAGCCCGATAGTCACCCCCACAGAAAATGAAGGAGAAAAAAGCATGGTGGATAG atcACAGCTTCAGCAAAGTTTTGAAAGGACGAG ACTTCTACTCAATGATTATATGGTGCCCAAATCCTTTGCAGCAATTCAAAAGAG ATGGAGAGAATTAACCCGCCGTCTCGAGTTATGGGTAGAAATTCACGAGCTGAACGAACAAGGTTTCTACTCTCCTGTCGAGCTTCTCCAACGAGAAGGACAAGAAGCGGGTGGTGTATTCATGTTACGACAGGGTTATTCCAGACGAATCGTCGTTCAATGCGTCGTTCCAAAGAGTGGTGCTAACGGTTTGTTACCTGTTGTGATTGAATCGATCACAAACATTGCGCTGGGTAGTGTTACTGTGCGTGGTAAAACACAGAAAGGCTTGGATAGCTACCAAGAGAGAGATTTACAAAC GTTACGTGATAGGTTTTCAAATTCAGTGATGAAGAGAAGAGAATTTCTTGATCACCAAATACAAGAGATGATCAATAAGTCAA ataaAACACAAGATGATAAAGAACATGAAGGAATGTTGATTGATCAGTGGGTTTCTCTTACAGAAGAGAGAAATGCAATTCTGTGTCCATCATCTGGTAGTGGTGTTCCTGGTGCTACTATGGACTG GAATCCTTTACCTGGCATGGAGAAACATGTTCCGGTTATATTTCTTGATCTAGATG aCAATGCTTTAAGTGGATGTGCAGATATTGATGCTGAACCAGCAGGACACCACTCTTTTCTTTCTTTCGAACAGTCCGACAGCATCATCGGATTACCTATACTTAAGTATGATCAAAAACGTGTCACTGCTACGTCGTCCTGGGATTCCTCCATACATGATTCCGTGTACCTGAATCGAGTCACGCCTAATACAGAACGTGTTTACGTCATACTCAAG GTTACGCTACGATTGAGCAGTCCAGCGTTAGTGAATGTTATTTTACGTAAAAGGGTCTGCGTAAGAATTTACAAACGACCAAGCTTAAAGGATAGCTTGCGAAAAAAGTTTTGGAGACAGACG AATGTACCTACAAGATGTGGGAACACGTTTGAACTTATATCACACATTCCAAGG caATCGGGTGAACAGACGGAAGAGCGGGAATCTCTAGCTCAAAAAGCAGCCATTCAAGTAGTCAGCGGTGATGGTGAAGAATTGATGGACAGTGACGCTATTGAGAAATACAATAAGGGAATTTCTCATGTGGAGAACATTTTAAATCTACATAAGCTGCGGCAGGAGGTTatagtgaaagaaaaattagcGGCAGTTGGTCGCTCCAGCAAATCTTTAACTGCTCGCAACATGAGGAAATTTGCGAGCACACCGAATCTCTTCAATGCG CCAAGTATGTCTAACCTGTGGAGATCTAATAACTTTCCA TCAAATAGTGATTTAAATAACAGTGAATTGGGGCCGCCGCCTACGAATGGAGAAATTAACGGTAAACGACCTATTGATATG GTACGGGCTTCACGTGCGAGCACCGGTGGCGAATTCCTACGCAATAAGAGAAATCTTACTCCGCAAAAGAATGAAGCACGGCACAGTTTTTACGGCTTCGAAAATCGTCCAAGCGAATCGTCTCCCCGACTAACACCTAGAGAGGTGACGATAGATATCGGTGAAGACAGGCCGCAACCATCTCCGCGTGATATGATACCTCGTAATTCGTCCATGTCTGCAATGATAAACCTTCACCCACTTATCGAAGATGACGGACCTGGTTCGCCAAACTCACCTAAAGATAAAGTTATGTTTGGAAATACGAAAGACACTGACACGGAGAGTAAACTTATAGACttatcaaataataaaaaacaggaAGATGGAGAGCAGGTAACAACCACACCACGCTCTCTGTCGGAATTTCCAACAGATGTTGTGGAACAGGCTAATCTTGAACGATCGCGCCTCATAAGAAGAGAAAGTTTACGAAAAGTGAAAGATCTCCCTCTGCCCGAACAGGGAGTAACTCAAGAAACCGTTGCAACAGTGGAGAGTCCTAGAGATCCTGGAAGTCCTCCGCCTGCATTAAAGGTGGGAGATGTTGTTCGAGTCAGTGAAACCATGGAGGGACAAGTCCGCTTCTATGGCCGCACGCAGTTTGCTGATGGCGTGTGGGTGGGCATTGCGTTAAGTATACCAGACG GGAAAAACGATGGCTCGGTGAATGGTGTAAGTTATTTCAACTGCGAGCCATTACATGGATTATTTATTCGTGCAGAAAAGTTGGCGAAAAGCTGA
- the LOC130646981 gene encoding kinesin-like protein KIF13A isoform X5, with protein MSSKVKVAVRVRPLNKREIDIGTDVVIDMKEDQTFLKTPKNEKKSKRSFAFDHCFWSMDKNDPKFSSQEYVFKCLGTDVLENAFNGYNACIFAYGQTGSGKSYTMMGTSSDKGLIPKICDSLFEQIDQNNDEDISYKVEVSYMEIYNEKVRDLLCPKSDKHSLKVREHNILGPYVDGLSKLLVKKFQDIENLMSEGNKSRTVAATSMNAESSRSHAVFTVVMTQSHYDEMTKATGEKVSKISLVDLAGSERASKTNASGDRLKEGSNINKSLTTLGLVISALADQASGKAKQKKASFVPYRDSVLTWLLKDNLGGNSKTVMVATLSPSGDNYEETLSTLRYADRAKRIENHAVVNEDPNAKLIRELREEVETLKQQLLARGMRSEKQGLQEQLDESEKLMQEASLTWEQKEKQTEQIHQERHKILEKMGICVQDSGIAVEKGRYYLVNLNADPSLNEMLVYYLKDHTKVGRPDANTIQDIQLNGLGILSEHCIIDIEESEETAYLKPFEGARTCVNGQVVTDRTMLRHGDRILWGNNHFFRINCPHPLPPAGSEPEEKIDYDFAQNELLLNEFDSLGVKAPCWQNAMVARRRKFNEPLQVIIQQLEEHHEKEKQGALDQQKEMYEQKLEELRREKTPDSLMTGRASSGYVSEDRLINTPQSFYDSQLLYEESLRRLREEVIRANVLVREANQLSMEMKKDTEFAVTLQIPTASLSQGMSRGPLTSEVAVVVKSKSRGTQVWSVDKIGNKIYDMRDAYQSIVESDPLQGGSTDTDDIDDGLFFEIECHTLIGVATVWLECLYQNVPLDYSAPVISQQGEVCGRLSVEIKRLQDENATLSIDGDSFSDDEDNEGLSLGSSVKVQITIKEVHGLPLSLCNYVFCQYTFFDQGLTVVPPLNAATSPVSSSKSNSMMFDHTKMFVIDIEEEFLDYVTDGSLAIEVYGNRSRGFDQKPSPIVTPTENEGEKSMVDRWRELTRRLELWVEIHELNEQGFYSPVELLQREGQEAGGVFMLRQGYSRRIVVQCVVPKSGANGLLPVVIESITNIALGSVTVRGKTQKGLDSYQERDLQTLRDRFSNSVMKRREFLDHQIQEMINKSNKTQDDKEHEGMLIDQWVSLTEERNAILCPSSGSGVPGATMDWNPLPGMEKHVPVIFLDLDDNALSGCADIDAEPAGHHSFLSFEQSDSIIGLPILKYDQKRVTATSSWDSSIHDSVYLNRVTPNTERVYVILKVTLRLSSPALVNVILRKRVCVRIYKRPSLKDSLRKKFWRQTNVPTRCGNTFELISHIPRQSGEQTEERESLAQKAAIQVVSGDGEELMDSDAIEKYNKGISHVENILNLHKLRQEVIVKEKLAAVGRSSKSLTARNMRKFASTPNLFNAPSMSNLWRSNNFPSNSDLNNSELGPPPTNGEINGKRPIDMVRASRASTGGEFLRNKRNLTPQKNEARHSFYGFENRPSESSPRLTPREVTIDIGEDRPQPSPRDMIPRNSSMSAMINLHPLIEDDGPGSPNSPKDKVMFGNTKDTDTESKLIDLSNNKKQEDGEQVTTTPRSLSEFPTDVVEQANLERSRLIRRESLRKVKDLPLPEQGVTQETVATVESPRDPGSPPPALKVGDVVRVSETMEGQVRFYGRTQFADGVWVGIALSIPDGKNDGSVNGVSYFNCEPLHGLFIRAEKLAKS; from the exons ATGTCGTCAAAGGTTAAAGTTGCTGTAAGAGTTAGGCCACTGAACAAAAGAG aAATTGACATTGGCACTGATGTTGTCATTGATATGAAAGAAGATCAAACTTTCTTGAAAACACCAAAAAATGAAAA AAAATCCAAGAGG AGTTTTGCTTTTGATCACTGCTTCTGGTCAATGGATAAAAATGATCCAAAATTTTCaa GTCAAGAATATGTTTTCAAATGTCTGGGAACAGATGTGcttgaaaatgcttttaatgGCTATAACGCATGTATCTTTGCGTATGGTCAAACTG GTTCCGGTAAAAGTTACACCATGATGGGTACTTCTAGTGATAAGGGATTAATCCCAAAAATTTGTGATTCTCTTTTTGAGCAAATTGACCAA AATAATGATGAAGATATCTCTTATAAAGTTGAAGTATCTTATATGGAAATTTACAATGAGAAAGTTCGTGATTTGCTCTGTCCTAAAAG TGACAAACACAGTTTAAAGGTTCGAGAGCATAACATTCTTGGTCCATATGTTGATGGCCTGTCCAAGCTTTTAGTAAAGAAGTTTCAG GATATTGAAAATCTGATGAGTGAAGGAAACAAATCAAGAACAGTAGCTGCGACAAGTATGAATGCAGAAAGTAGCCGATCGCATGCAGTATTTACTGTGGTCATGACGCAGTCGCATTATGATGAAATGACAAAG GCCACTGGTGAGAAAGTTAGTAAGATCAGTCTTGTCGATCTTGCGGGAAGTGAACGTGCCAGCAAGACAAATGCATCAGGAGATCGTCTTAAAGAAGGATCAAATATTAATAAGTCCTTAACAACACTTGGTCTGGTTATATCAGCTCTAGCTGATCAG GCTAGCGgtaaagcaaaacaaaagaaagCTTCTTTTGTGCCTTATCGTGATTCTGTGCTAACATGGCTTCTAAAAGACAATCTGGGTGGAAACTCTAAAACAGTGATGGTAGCTACATTAAGTCCATCTGGTGACAATTATGAGGAAACTTTATCAACCTTACGATATGCTGATCGAGCAAAGAGAATTGAAAACCATGCTGTGGTAAATGAAGATCCTAATGCAAAG ttaATTCGCGAATTACGTGAAGAGGTAGAAACTTTGAAACAGCAGTTACTTGCACGTGGTATGCGCTCTGAAAAACAAGGGCTACAGGAGCAGTTGGATGAAAGTGAAAAATTGATGCAAGAAGCATCTCTTACTTGGgaacagaaagaaaaacaaacagaacaGATCCACCAG GAGCGTCACAAGATTTTAGAAAAGATGGGAATATGTGTTCAAGATTCTGGCATAGCTGTTGAAAAAGGCCGTTATTATCTAGTCAACCTAAATGCTGACCCATCATTAAATGAAATGTTGGTGTATTATCTAAAG GACCATACAAAGGTTGGAAGGCCTGATGCAAATACAATCCAG GACATTCAATTAAATGGTCTTGGTATCCTTTCTGAACATTGTATCATTGACATTGAAGAATCAGAAGAAACTGCATACCTCAAACCTTTTGAAGGTGCCAG AACATGTGTCAATGGCCAAGTCGTGACTGACAGAACAATGCTGCGACATGGTGATAGAATCTTGTGGGGAAACAATCATTTTTTTCGCATAAATTGCCCACATCCACTCCCACCTGCAG GTTCAGAGCCtgaagaaaaaatagattaTGATTTTGCACAAAATGAGTTATTGTTAAATGAATTTGACTCACTAGGAG TGAAGGCACCATGTTGGCAAAATGCCATGGTTGCTCGTAGAAGAAAATTTAATG AGCCATTACAAGTTATAATACAGCAATTAGAGGAACATCATGAAAAAGAGAAGCAAG GAGCACTTGATCAACAGAAAGAAATGTATGAACAAAAACTAGAAGAACTACGACGAGAAAAGACACCAGATTCCCTAATGACTGGACGAGCTAGTTCTGGTTATGTTTCGGAAGACAGGCTCATAAATACTCCACAATCTTTTTACGATAG tCAATTGCTGTATGAAGAAAGTTTACGTAGGTTACGAGAAGAAGTCATTCGAGCTAATGTTCTTGTCAG ggaAGCAAATCAGTTAAGCATGGAAATGAAAAAAGACACAGAATTTGCTGTCACTCTTCAA ATACCTACAGCCAGTTTAAGTCAGGGAATGAGCAGAGGACCACTAACCAGTGAAGTAGCTGTTGTTGTAAAAAGCAAGTCTCGAGGAACACAAG TTTGGTCTGTGGATAAAATTGGTAATAAAATATATGACATGCGTGATGCTTATCAAAGTATTGTAGAGAGTGACCCCTTGCAAGGTGGAAGTACTGATACG gatgACATAGATGATGGTTTATTCTTCGAAATAGAATGTCACACTCTAATAGGTGTAGCAACTGTTTGGTTAGAATGTTTATATCAAAATGTACCGTTAGATTATTCTGCACCAGTAATTAGTCAACAGGGAGAAGTTTGTGGCAGACTATCTGTTGAAATCAAACGATTACAAG ATGAAAATGCTACATTGTCAATAGATGGTGACAGTTTTAGTGATGACGAGGATAACGAAGGTTTATCTCTTGGAAGTTCAGTTAAAGTTCAG aTCACCATAAAAGAAGTGCATGGTCTACCACTTTCACTATGTAACTACGTGTTTTGTCAATACACATTCTTTGATCAAGGATTGACTGTAGTACCTCCTTTAAATGCTGCAACTTCCCCAGTCTCATCAAGTAAATCTAATTCAATGATGTTTGATCACACAAAG ATGTTTGTGATTGATATCGAAGAAGAGTTTCTCGATTATGTGACTGACGGCTCATTGGCAATTGAAGTTTATGGAAACAGAAGTCGTGGTTTTGATCAAAAACCAAGCCCGATAGTCACCCCCACAGAAAATGAAGGAGAAAAAAGCATGGTGGATAG ATGGAGAGAATTAACCCGCCGTCTCGAGTTATGGGTAGAAATTCACGAGCTGAACGAACAAGGTTTCTACTCTCCTGTCGAGCTTCTCCAACGAGAAGGACAAGAAGCGGGTGGTGTATTCATGTTACGACAGGGTTATTCCAGACGAATCGTCGTTCAATGCGTCGTTCCAAAGAGTGGTGCTAACGGTTTGTTACCTGTTGTGATTGAATCGATCACAAACATTGCGCTGGGTAGTGTTACTGTGCGTGGTAAAACACAGAAAGGCTTGGATAGCTACCAAGAGAGAGATTTACAAAC GTTACGTGATAGGTTTTCAAATTCAGTGATGAAGAGAAGAGAATTTCTTGATCACCAAATACAAGAGATGATCAATAAGTCAA ataaAACACAAGATGATAAAGAACATGAAGGAATGTTGATTGATCAGTGGGTTTCTCTTACAGAAGAGAGAAATGCAATTCTGTGTCCATCATCTGGTAGTGGTGTTCCTGGTGCTACTATGGACTG GAATCCTTTACCTGGCATGGAGAAACATGTTCCGGTTATATTTCTTGATCTAGATG aCAATGCTTTAAGTGGATGTGCAGATATTGATGCTGAACCAGCAGGACACCACTCTTTTCTTTCTTTCGAACAGTCCGACAGCATCATCGGATTACCTATACTTAAGTATGATCAAAAACGTGTCACTGCTACGTCGTCCTGGGATTCCTCCATACATGATTCCGTGTACCTGAATCGAGTCACGCCTAATACAGAACGTGTTTACGTCATACTCAAG GTTACGCTACGATTGAGCAGTCCAGCGTTAGTGAATGTTATTTTACGTAAAAGGGTCTGCGTAAGAATTTACAAACGACCAAGCTTAAAGGATAGCTTGCGAAAAAAGTTTTGGAGACAGACG AATGTACCTACAAGATGTGGGAACACGTTTGAACTTATATCACACATTCCAAGG caATCGGGTGAACAGACGGAAGAGCGGGAATCTCTAGCTCAAAAAGCAGCCATTCAAGTAGTCAGCGGTGATGGTGAAGAATTGATGGACAGTGACGCTATTGAGAAATACAATAAGGGAATTTCTCATGTGGAGAACATTTTAAATCTACATAAGCTGCGGCAGGAGGTTatagtgaaagaaaaattagcGGCAGTTGGTCGCTCCAGCAAATCTTTAACTGCTCGCAACATGAGGAAATTTGCGAGCACACCGAATCTCTTCAATGCG CCAAGTATGTCTAACCTGTGGAGATCTAATAACTTTCCA TCAAATAGTGATTTAAATAACAGTGAATTGGGGCCGCCGCCTACGAATGGAGAAATTAACGGTAAACGACCTATTGATATG GTACGGGCTTCACGTGCGAGCACCGGTGGCGAATTCCTACGCAATAAGAGAAATCTTACTCCGCAAAAGAATGAAGCACGGCACAGTTTTTACGGCTTCGAAAATCGTCCAAGCGAATCGTCTCCCCGACTAACACCTAGAGAGGTGACGATAGATATCGGTGAAGACAGGCCGCAACCATCTCCGCGTGATATGATACCTCGTAATTCGTCCATGTCTGCAATGATAAACCTTCACCCACTTATCGAAGATGACGGACCTGGTTCGCCAAACTCACCTAAAGATAAAGTTATGTTTGGAAATACGAAAGACACTGACACGGAGAGTAAACTTATAGACttatcaaataataaaaaacaggaAGATGGAGAGCAGGTAACAACCACACCACGCTCTCTGTCGGAATTTCCAACAGATGTTGTGGAACAGGCTAATCTTGAACGATCGCGCCTCATAAGAAGAGAAAGTTTACGAAAAGTGAAAGATCTCCCTCTGCCCGAACAGGGAGTAACTCAAGAAACCGTTGCAACAGTGGAGAGTCCTAGAGATCCTGGAAGTCCTCCGCCTGCATTAAAGGTGGGAGATGTTGTTCGAGTCAGTGAAACCATGGAGGGACAAGTCCGCTTCTATGGCCGCACGCAGTTTGCTGATGGCGTGTGGGTGGGCATTGCGTTAAGTATACCAGACG GGAAAAACGATGGCTCGGTGAATGGTGTAAGTTATTTCAACTGCGAGCCATTACATGGATTATTTATTCGTGCAGAAAAGTTGGCGAAAAGCTGA